Below is a window of Vibrio fortis DNA.
CACGCTGAGACTTTACGCTAACCAAACCGACCTAAGTGAAATTTGTAAGGGTGACCAGTAATATGAAATTAAAAATCTCACTCGCGTTACTCGTAGCATCTGCATTATTTAGTGGTTGGTTGTACTGGGGCAGCGACGCTAAGGTTGAGCGCCTACTAACTGCACATGAATGGCAGTCAAAGATGGTGACTCTGATAACCGAAAATAAGCAAGAGGATACTATTGGTCCACTGCGCAAGGTTGAACTATCTTCAAACGCTAAGTACCTACCAAATGGTACGTACTTAAGAATGTCTATTGTTCGACTGTACGGCACAGAAACCGCACCAGCGAATGTCATCAACATTTCAGAGACAGGGCAATGGGACATCAACGACAATTATTTACTTGTGTCACCAACTGAGTTTAAAGACGTTACATCAGCACAGCGCCAAGACTTCTCGCAACAACAGTTGGATTTGATCACTCAGGTCATCAAAATGGATGCCGAGCAAAGTCGAAGAATTGATATTGTAAATCCAAAGGCACTGCTGTTAACTAGCTTGAACCACGGTTCTACGGTATTGTTTTCGAACTAAGTTACTCGATAATTACGATAAAAAAGGGGCATGATGCCCCTTTTTGCTATCTAAGTGTTTACCAAATCTAAACCATCGATGA
It encodes the following:
- a CDS encoding regulatory protein ToxS, with translation MKLKISLALLVASALFSGWLYWGSDAKVERLLTAHEWQSKMVTLITENKQEDTIGPLRKVELSSNAKYLPNGTYLRMSIVRLYGTETAPANVINISETGQWDINDNYLLVSPTEFKDVTSAQRQDFSQQQLDLITQVIKMDAEQSRRIDIVNPKALLLTSLNHGSTVLFSN